One region of Turicibacter bilis genomic DNA includes:
- a CDS encoding M23 family metallopeptidase, with protein MKKKIVGVLIATMMLTGNHQKVAEASPLATQNVVYRVYIDDEVVGLITDKEEYEEFVVQQKKELSKQYPEQVVIKSPTNVRLEEEVTLLPLTTIDNQAVLKTVAKKANFQASAYKISIDESTFVVQDANVVSNTLLELMAYYTGEEDIQKIMDIENPIEPLMESGSQYIGAKVVEAVKVDTAYANPDEILTPEETRRMVLYGEAKPKETVIFDEDSSLWYIANDHGMTEEELILLNPQVKGLKWSELLGMELDVTPLNPMITVETEKEKVDISTIAYETEYIDDDTMVKGQTKIQQEGQNGESLKRTKIVYENGSQASLEVVEEKQLSEPVNKVVVRGTKVVSGVGNGSWVWPTTNRSVTCGYLCYSGHYAIDIQAYIGQPVYAADNGVVVSAGYSGAYGYNILINHKNGYYTRYAHLNSLSVSAGDTVQGGQTIGEAGNTGNSTGPHLHFEIRTNTGSQPSYAPNPLDFY; from the coding sequence ATGAAGAAAAAAATTGTAGGAGTATTAATCGCTACGATGATGTTAACAGGGAATCATCAAAAAGTAGCAGAGGCATCGCCATTAGCAACACAGAATGTTGTTTATCGAGTATATATAGATGATGAAGTGGTAGGACTTATCACAGATAAAGAAGAATATGAAGAATTTGTAGTTCAACAGAAAAAAGAGTTATCGAAGCAATATCCTGAACAAGTGGTTATTAAGTCACCGACAAATGTTCGTCTAGAAGAAGAGGTAACTTTATTACCACTTACGACAATTGATAATCAAGCTGTTTTAAAAACGGTAGCTAAGAAAGCAAATTTCCAAGCATCGGCTTATAAGATTTCAATTGATGAATCAACCTTTGTTGTACAAGATGCTAATGTTGTTTCTAATACATTATTAGAATTAATGGCTTATTATACAGGTGAAGAGGATATACAGAAGATTATGGATATTGAAAATCCAATTGAACCTTTAATGGAATCAGGATCTCAATATATTGGGGCTAAAGTGGTAGAAGCAGTTAAAGTTGATACAGCTTATGCTAATCCAGATGAAATTTTAACACCAGAAGAGACACGTCGCATGGTATTATACGGTGAAGCTAAACCAAAAGAAACTGTCATTTTTGATGAAGATTCATCATTGTGGTACATCGCTAATGACCATGGAATGACTGAAGAAGAGTTGATTTTATTAAATCCTCAGGTTAAAGGTTTAAAGTGGTCAGAGCTATTAGGAATGGAGTTAGATGTCACGCCATTAAATCCAATGATTACTGTTGAAACAGAAAAAGAAAAAGTAGATATTTCAACAATTGCTTATGAAACAGAGTATATTGATGATGATACGATGGTCAAAGGACAAACGAAGATTCAACAAGAAGGTCAAAATGGTGAGTCTTTAAAACGTACAAAAATTGTTTATGAAAATGGCTCACAAGCTTCATTAGAAGTTGTTGAAGAAAAACAATTATCAGAACCTGTGAACAAGGTTGTTGTGCGTGGAACAAAAGTTGTCTCAGGTGTTGGAAATGGAAGTTGGGTTTGGCCAACAACAAATCGTAGTGTCACATGTGGATATTTATGTTATAGTGGTCATTATGCCATCGATATTCAAGCTTATATTGGACAACCAGTTTATGCAGCTGACAATGGAGTTGTTGTAAGTGCCGGATATAGTGGTGCATATGGTTATAATATTTTAATTAACCATAAAAATGGATATTACACACGATATGCACATTTAAACTCTTTAAGTGTATCAGCAGGTGATACGGTTCAAGGCGGTCAAACAATTGGAGAAGCTGGAAATACCGGAAATTCAACGGGACCTCATTTACATTTCGAGATTCGTACGAATACAGGTAGCCAACCAAGTTATGCACCAAATCCATTAGATTTTTATTAA
- a CDS encoding hemolysin family protein, giving the protein MYYLILVIMIILSAFFSASETAFSSVNLIRLRQYAEDGRPGAKKALNVAERFDEVLLAILIGNNIVNLASASLATIVATEVLHLGASGAPIATAVMTILIIIFGEILPKSYAKENSESLALAIGTIYYYMIIIMKPLIKIFMVLKDFVAKLYRKKDDEPSVTEDELNVIIDTMEEEGVLQQDEVEMLQSVLDLSETFVKDIMTPRVDVIAVDVHDSTEHIKNVFLEEKYSRIPVYDESRDNIVGILYERDLFSAIIERGSTEDIVIADIMRDPMYVSYTMRVSDLLTRLQLEKQHLAIVADEYGGTAGLVTMEDVLEEVVGEIYDEHDEEEQFFTKKSDTLYEVKADIELDELFDIMGIDLDIPEDAYSLGSWMYSKIEDIPDIGDMYQYHNLVFTIIEVEDRRIKRVKIEVMDSSETETE; this is encoded by the coding sequence ATGTATTATTTAATACTTGTTATCATGATTATTTTATCAGCATTCTTTAGTGCTTCTGAGACTGCTTTTTCGAGCGTAAACTTAATTCGTTTACGTCAATATGCGGAAGATGGTCGTCCAGGTGCTAAAAAAGCGCTGAATGTAGCCGAGCGATTTGATGAAGTTTTATTAGCTATCTTAATTGGAAATAATATTGTTAACTTAGCATCAGCGTCACTGGCAACCATTGTAGCAACGGAGGTTTTACACTTAGGTGCATCTGGTGCCCCAATTGCCACAGCTGTTATGACTATACTTATTATTATCTTTGGTGAAATCTTACCTAAATCATATGCCAAAGAAAATTCAGAGTCTTTAGCCTTAGCTATCGGGACAATTTATTATTATATGATTATTATTATGAAGCCTTTAATTAAGATCTTTATGGTTTTAAAAGACTTTGTTGCTAAGTTATATCGTAAAAAAGATGATGAACCATCAGTCACTGAGGATGAATTAAACGTAATCATTGATACAATGGAAGAAGAGGGGGTATTACAGCAAGATGAGGTTGAGATGCTTCAAAGTGTCCTAGATTTAAGTGAAACTTTTGTTAAGGATATTATGACACCTCGAGTTGATGTCATTGCTGTAGACGTTCACGATTCTACTGAACATATTAAAAATGTCTTTTTAGAAGAAAAGTATTCGCGTATCCCTGTTTATGATGAATCACGAGATAATATTGTAGGAATTTTATATGAGCGTGATTTATTCTCTGCTATTATTGAAAGAGGATCGACTGAAGATATCGTGATTGCAGATATTATGCGTGATCCGATGTATGTTTCATATACAATGCGTGTTTCTGACTTATTAACTCGTCTACAATTAGAAAAGCAACATTTAGCGATTGTTGCAGATGAATATGGTGGAACTGCTGGACTTGTCACAATGGAAGACGTTCTTGAAGAAGTTGTTGGTGAAATTTATGATGAGCATGATGAGGAAGAACAGTTCTTTACTAAGAAAAGTGATACGTTATATGAAGTAAAAGCAGACATCGAATTAGATGAATTATTTGATATTATGGGTATTGATTTAGATATTCCGGAAGATGCTTATTCATTAGGAAGTTGGATGTACTCAAAAATTGAAGATATCCCGGATATCGGTGATATGTATCAATATCATAATTTAGTTTTCACCATTATTGAAGTGGAAGATCGCCGTATTAAACGCGTTAAAATTGAAGTTATGGATTCATCAGAAACGGAAACTGAATAA
- a CDS encoding DNA recombination protein RmuC — protein MIGVYLLLIMLIVLVLLVLIRQNPSSGRRQHSLLEQQIKQVIDEQQRMEKRLQQTNFQMLDTVGQNNERVLDRYGQFERTIRGQLLQHSTVVTEQLQRDFEKLNERMEVNLMRINDKVNERLDQSFNKTNETFQSILVRLAKIDEAQKKIESLSTDIVSLQTLLTDKKSRGTYGEVQLYQILASVFGEKNDRLYQTQYKVSNGTMVDAILFAPAPLGNLPIDSKFPLENYQRMMDRNLPDVERKIATKQFKQDVKKHIDDIAMKYITPEETSDQAILFLPAEAIFAEINAYHIDLIEYAQQRRVWLVSPTTLMSTLTTIQVIINNLERDRHALVIQQELNKLGDEFKRYKERWDKLSKHIDTVSKDVKEIHITTEKIGTRFDSISNVELDFKE, from the coding sequence ATGATAGGTGTATATTTATTATTAATCATGTTAATTGTTTTAGTGTTATTAGTACTAATCAGGCAGAATCCAAGTAGTGGAAGACGCCAACATTCATTACTTGAACAGCAAATTAAACAGGTGATTGATGAACAACAGCGAATGGAAAAAAGGTTGCAACAAACTAATTTTCAAATGTTAGATACCGTTGGACAAAATAATGAGCGAGTGCTCGATCGTTATGGCCAATTTGAGCGTACGATTCGTGGACAGTTACTTCAACATAGTACGGTGGTGACGGAACAGCTACAGCGTGATTTTGAAAAGTTAAATGAGCGCATGGAAGTGAATTTGATGCGTATTAATGATAAGGTGAATGAGCGTTTAGATCAGTCGTTTAATAAAACAAATGAGACGTTTCAGAGTATTTTAGTTCGATTAGCGAAGATAGATGAGGCGCAAAAGAAGATTGAAAGTTTATCAACAGATATTGTTTCATTGCAGACGTTGTTAACAGATAAGAAAAGCCGTGGAACATATGGGGAGGTTCAGTTGTATCAAATTTTGGCTTCAGTATTTGGAGAGAAAAATGACCGTTTGTATCAGACTCAATATAAGGTTTCAAATGGAACGATGGTTGATGCGATTTTATTTGCACCAGCCCCATTAGGAAATTTACCGATTGATTCGAAATTCCCATTGGAAAACTATCAGCGAATGATGGATCGTAACTTACCTGATGTAGAACGTAAAATTGCCACCAAGCAGTTTAAACAAGATGTGAAAAAGCATATTGATGATATTGCCATGAAGTATATTACACCGGAGGAAACATCGGATCAGGCGATTTTATTTTTGCCAGCAGAGGCCATTTTTGCAGAGATTAATGCTTACCATATTGATTTAATTGAATATGCTCAACAAAGACGAGTTTGGTTAGTTTCTCCAACAACTTTAATGTCGACTTTAACAACGATTCAAGTCATTATAAATAATCTTGAACGCGATCGTCATGCTTTAGTCATTCAACAAGAGTTAAATAAATTAGGAGATGAATTTAAGCGATATAAGGAACGTTGGGATAAATTAAGTAAACACATTGATACAGTTTCAAAAGATGTCAAAGAGATTCATATTACGACTGAAAAAATTGGAACTCGCTTTGATTCGATTTCAAATGTTGAATTAGATTTTAAAGAATAA
- the metK gene encoding methionine adenosyltransferase, whose translation MSERRLFTSESVTEGHPDKIADQISDSILDAILAKDPMARVACETSVTTGLVLVFGEITTSSYVDIQKVVRETIREIGYNRAKYGFDADTCAVLTAIDEQSVDIAMGVDQALEARTGIMTDEQIEAIGAGDQGLMFGFATNETEEYMPLPISLAHKLSRRLTEVRKNGTLDYLRPDGKTQVTVEYDEAGKPVAIDTVLLSTQHSPEVSHEQIEADIKKHVFDAVLPQNLVTENTRYLVNPTGRFVIGGPHGDAGLTGRKIIVDTYGGYARHGGGAFSGKDATKVDRSAAYAARYVAKNLVAAGYADKIEIQLSYAIGVAQPTSIMVDTFGTGKVSNAKIVEVIRQNFDLRPAGIIQMLDLRKPIYKQTAAYGHFGRTDVDLPWERLDKVEALKSQF comes from the coding sequence ATGTCAGAACGTCGATTATTTACATCAGAATCTGTAACAGAAGGGCATCCAGATAAGATTGCAGATCAAATCTCAGATTCAATTTTAGATGCTATCTTAGCAAAAGATCCTATGGCACGCGTTGCTTGTGAAACGTCTGTGACAACAGGATTAGTCTTAGTATTTGGAGAAATTACTACTTCTTCATATGTTGATATCCAAAAGGTTGTTCGTGAAACAATTCGTGAAATTGGATATAACCGTGCGAAATATGGGTTTGATGCAGATACTTGTGCTGTGTTAACAGCTATTGATGAACAATCTGTAGATATTGCAATGGGGGTTGATCAAGCATTAGAAGCTCGTACAGGAATTATGACTGATGAGCAAATTGAAGCAATTGGTGCAGGGGATCAAGGATTAATGTTTGGTTTCGCCACAAATGAAACTGAAGAATATATGCCTTTACCAATCTCATTAGCACATAAATTATCTCGTCGTTTAACTGAAGTTCGTAAAAATGGAACCTTAGATTACTTACGTCCAGATGGTAAAACACAGGTAACAGTTGAATATGATGAGGCAGGAAAACCAGTTGCAATCGATACTGTTTTACTTTCAACACAACATTCACCAGAAGTAAGTCACGAACAAATCGAAGCAGATATTAAAAAACATGTCTTTGATGCAGTGTTACCACAAAACTTAGTAACAGAAAATACTCGCTACTTAGTTAATCCAACAGGACGCTTTGTCATTGGTGGACCACACGGAGATGCTGGATTAACAGGACGTAAAATTATCGTTGATACATACGGAGGATATGCACGTCATGGTGGTGGAGCATTCTCTGGAAAAGATGCAACTAAAGTAGACCGTTCAGCGGCTTATGCAGCTCGTTATGTTGCTAAAAACTTAGTTGCAGCGGGATATGCTGATAAAATTGAAATTCAATTATCATATGCCATCGGTGTTGCTCAGCCAACTTCAATCATGGTTGATACATTTGGAACAGGAAAAGTATCAAATGCCAAGATTGTAGAAGTTATTCGTCAAAACTTCGACTTACGTCCAGCAGGAATCATCCAAATGTTAGATTTACGTAAGCCGATTTATAAACAAACAGCTGCTTACGGACACTTTGGACGTACAGATGTTGATTTACCATGGGAACGTTTAGATAAAGTTGAAGCTTTAAAATCACAATTTTAA
- a CDS encoding diacylglycerol/lipid kinase family protein, translating into MRKKLLLIINPTSGRGIIKDYLLLIISQLSLAGYEVVVYPTKAKYDAVEKMKEARNYDLVVASGGDGTLNEVITGLIQANANTPIAYIPTGTTNDFATTLGIPKNIPKALDLCIQGKQMPIDIGQFGSRYFTYVAAFGAFTDVAYETPQPRKNMLGGLAYLIEGLLKLPTIQSYKCKITHRDGVIEGDYIFGMISNSDSVAGIKNAFGNQADLSDGLFEVTLIRAPKNLIDIHRILNDFLNTQYDSEYVVTFKTDRMTVESEQDVKWTLDGEDGGILKSVNIRSLQRRVQILSLKM; encoded by the coding sequence GTGCGTAAGAAGTTATTACTTATTATTAATCCAACTTCAGGACGTGGGATAATAAAGGACTATTTATTACTGATTATTAGCCAATTGAGCTTAGCTGGATATGAGGTGGTCGTGTATCCCACTAAAGCTAAATATGATGCAGTGGAGAAAATGAAAGAGGCTAGAAATTATGATTTAGTCGTTGCAAGTGGAGGCGATGGAACCTTAAATGAAGTCATCACAGGGTTAATCCAAGCAAATGCGAATACACCAATTGCGTACATTCCAACTGGAACGACCAATGATTTTGCTACCACACTTGGAATTCCTAAAAATATCCCTAAAGCGTTAGATTTATGTATTCAAGGGAAACAGATGCCAATTGATATTGGACAGTTTGGTAGTCGATATTTTACTTATGTTGCTGCGTTTGGAGCCTTTACTGATGTCGCTTATGAGACGCCACAACCACGAAAAAATATGTTAGGCGGATTAGCCTACTTAATTGAGGGATTATTAAAGTTACCTACCATTCAATCGTATAAGTGTAAGATTACTCACCGTGATGGTGTGATTGAAGGGGATTATATTTTTGGAATGATTTCTAACTCAGATTCTGTCGCAGGTATAAAAAATGCATTTGGAAATCAGGCTGATTTAAGTGATGGTTTATTTGAAGTGACGTTAATTCGTGCTCCGAAAAATCTGATTGATATTCATCGAATCTTAAATGACTTTTTAAATACTCAATATGATTCAGAATATGTAGTGACATTTAAGACGGATCGTATGACTGTTGAGAGTGAGCAAGATGTTAAGTGGACATTAGATGGTGAAGATGGTGGGATTTTAAAAAGTGTTAATATTAGAAGTTTACAACGACGAGTACAAATTCTATCTTTAAAAATGTAG
- a CDS encoding VanZ family protein encodes MKREHLKKGLFLLIGLMTIYCFMKLIYSLSAQTGRESGSLSNSLYLFLSQFEFLNNFLRQWDQFVIKVLYKLNLEELYPFIFSTYSNWSFIIRKWAHFGIYMILGILSMGVFTYAFNFYKAFLITFYCGSLFAFTDEIHQLFVEGRTGQISDFEIDVLGLVTGMTFCLFIFVIVNLIQFINKHLSNNNSKQQYSKEKPIIERTPFTLDD; translated from the coding sequence ATGAAACGAGAACATTTAAAGAAAGGATTATTTCTCTTGATTGGACTGATGACAATCTATTGTTTTATGAAGTTAATCTATAGCCTATCCGCTCAAACCGGTCGAGAGTCTGGCTCCCTCTCAAATAGTTTATATTTATTCCTCAGTCAATTTGAATTCTTAAATAACTTTTTACGTCAATGGGATCAATTTGTTATTAAAGTACTTTATAAATTAAACTTAGAAGAACTTTATCCTTTTATCTTCTCTACCTATAGTAATTGGAGCTTTATCATTCGTAAATGGGCACATTTTGGGATTTATATGATACTTGGGATACTTTCAATGGGGGTCTTTACTTACGCCTTTAACTTCTATAAAGCCTTCTTAATTACATTTTATTGTGGATCACTCTTTGCCTTTACTGATGAAATCCATCAACTCTTTGTCGAGGGAAGAACAGGACAGATTAGTGATTTTGAAATTGATGTTTTAGGCCTAGTGACCGGCATGACCTTCTGTCTTTTTATCTTTGTGATTGTAAATTTGATCCAATTTATTAATAAACATCTCAGTAACAATAACTCAAAACAGCAATATTCTAAAGAGAAACCAATTATTGAACGAACCCCCTTTACATTAGACGATTAA
- a CDS encoding Ig-like domain-containing protein, whose translation MKRLCILVVCLLCLLSAQIKILADDDLGSGDYQDFSTVESTLEKLRSYNPSGLVNYIQVVDQLFSIQSLSDLFNPYYYYSINTNMSNTTETTRTKIVSAYCDPYYYEVVMAKSDGSYEHVACLQTFEEAKELKSKVQGLTFDDGVLVVLNDGMIVISMDPTIVQFKTTTCGANHNLTNSETLDTYINACYIDEALLVDETKEGFKIYMSGYDGWVDRHAVYDASASTETWVSIIPSNQVQNISYYTKEGEDLIHYLAQDVRDALAKTPLIIGKAPHWMEEGKSYYSYDGIYFYDDWQSISVDGVGAINSSEPFYNYFQYLPYRSKTNYTYDELNTYLNQLGYTQKAVTYPPTEGESQLVDEGESFLEAQELFGINGGLEFSMALHESGYGRSKIAIDKNNTFGMNATDQNPYGNATQFTSIRNGVFYHAERYVSWGYTDAVSDFRYYGPHVGNKGSGMNVKYASDPYWGEKIAGHYYRMDKALGGKDYNYYQLAIKQNNQVIPVHLDSEGNLAYLTSNQQQSTGIRNYPVLVLAQMEDQLKIQSDMPISEQEVIESDITYNFETSEAYVSRDDFMLLNEETSNRPNEVITYVTLSVGDEVELTQLLGGSQLELSTLEFESTDESIAVIKQDKLIANSSGITRILSSKNSEIDFDVRVVIPVEKLKIKTEVRSLKVGESVTLDYELLPLDASHQNVLWLSSDEGVATVTQGGTVQGIAEGEVVISILSDDGERIDQIRLKIK comes from the coding sequence ATGAAGAGATTATGTATATTAGTAGTGTGTTTGTTGTGCTTATTATCGGCACAAATAAAGATATTAGCAGATGATGATTTAGGTTCAGGTGATTATCAGGATTTTTCCACGGTAGAGAGTACTTTAGAAAAACTTCGATCTTATAATCCCAGTGGATTAGTTAATTATATACAAGTCGTTGATCAGTTATTTTCGATTCAATCTTTGTCTGATTTATTTAACCCGTATTATTACTACAGTATTAATACAAATATGAGTAATACAACAGAAACTACACGTACAAAGATTGTTAGTGCCTATTGTGATCCTTATTATTATGAAGTAGTGATGGCAAAGTCTGATGGAAGTTATGAACATGTTGCTTGTTTACAAACGTTTGAAGAAGCAAAGGAATTAAAGTCTAAGGTTCAAGGCTTGACGTTTGATGATGGAGTTTTAGTCGTTTTGAATGATGGCATGATTGTGATTTCGATGGACCCAACTATTGTTCAATTTAAAACGACGACTTGTGGAGCTAATCATAATTTAACGAATTCTGAAACACTAGATACGTATATTAATGCCTGTTATATTGATGAGGCCTTATTAGTTGATGAAACAAAAGAGGGGTTTAAAATTTATATGTCAGGTTATGATGGTTGGGTTGATCGTCATGCGGTGTATGATGCTTCGGCAAGTACTGAAACATGGGTCAGTATTATTCCGAGTAATCAAGTTCAAAATATTTCGTACTATACCAAAGAAGGTGAAGATCTCATTCATTATTTAGCACAAGATGTTCGAGATGCTTTAGCAAAGACACCTTTGATTATCGGTAAAGCACCGCACTGGATGGAAGAAGGAAAAAGTTATTATAGTTATGATGGGATTTATTTTTATGATGATTGGCAATCGATTTCAGTTGATGGGGTAGGAGCAATAAATAGTAGTGAACCCTTCTATAATTATTTTCAATACCTCCCGTATCGTTCAAAAACAAATTATACGTATGATGAGTTGAATACTTATTTAAATCAGTTAGGTTATACACAAAAGGCTGTTACTTATCCACCAACTGAAGGTGAGAGTCAGTTAGTAGATGAGGGAGAAAGCTTTTTAGAAGCCCAAGAATTATTTGGGATTAATGGGGGATTAGAGTTTTCAATGGCTTTACATGAAAGTGGTTATGGTCGAAGTAAGATTGCGATTGACAAGAATAATACGTTTGGGATGAATGCGACGGATCAAAATCCATATGGGAATGCCACACAGTTTACGAGTATCCGTAACGGTGTATTCTATCATGCAGAACGCTATGTATCTTGGGGATATACTGATGCTGTTTCGGATTTTAGATACTATGGTCCACACGTTGGGAATAAAGGAAGTGGGATGAATGTTAAATATGCCTCTGACCCTTACTGGGGTGAAAAAATTGCGGGGCATTACTATCGTATGGATAAAGCATTAGGTGGTAAGGATTATAATTATTATCAACTTGCGATTAAACAGAATAATCAAGTGATTCCTGTTCATTTGGATTCAGAGGGGAATCTTGCTTATTTAACTTCAAATCAACAACAAAGTACGGGCATTCGTAACTATCCTGTTTTAGTGTTAGCTCAAATGGAGGATCAGCTCAAAATTCAAAGTGATATGCCAATTTCAGAACAAGAAGTGATAGAATCTGATATAACGTATAATTTTGAGACGAGTGAGGCTTATGTTTCAAGAGATGATTTTATGTTATTAAATGAAGAGACATCTAATCGCCCGAACGAGGTGATCACGTATGTCACTCTTTCGGTAGGAGATGAAGTAGAATTGACTCAATTATTAGGGGGATCTCAATTAGAGTTATCCACACTCGAATTTGAAAGCACGGATGAGTCGATAGCAGTCATTAAACAAGATAAGCTTATTGCTAATTCATCGGGAATTACTCGAATTTTATCATCCAAAAATAGTGAGATTGATTTTGATGTCAGAGTCGTGATTCCAGTTGAAAAGCTAAAGATTAAAACAGAAGTGAGGTCATTGAAGGTAGGGGAATCTGTTACATTAGATTATGAACTTTTGCCATTAGATGCAAGTCATCAGAATGTTTTGTGGTTAAGTAGTGATGAAGGGGTGGCAACAGTTACACAAGGTGGTACGGTTCAAGGAATTGCTGAAGGAGAGGTTGTGATTTCGATTTTAAGTGATGATGGAGAGCGGATCGATCAAATTCGTTTAAAGATTAAATAG
- a CDS encoding B3/B4 domain-containing protein, with product MKKITLDKQLKEKVPGYCLAIMSFDTEVTPTQESLKQEMEQLEKEMMEQLTLETLLKQPRIAAARAGYKALGKDPSRYRLSTEALLRRLIKGNGLYFVNNAVDIGNVLSARTQRSVAVLDEDKIQGDILIRIGQDEPYEGIGRGNINIENIPVYCDEVGPFGTPTSDTPRTRITEETKTILLFITSFNGTDGLLQDVELAKDLFSRFGQMTNFSLEIVE from the coding sequence ATGAAGAAGATTACACTTGATAAACAATTAAAGGAGAAAGTTCCTGGTTACTGTTTAGCCATCATGTCTTTTGATACAGAAGTGACACCAACACAGGAGTCATTAAAACAAGAGATGGAACAGCTAGAAAAAGAGATGATGGAACAATTAACGCTAGAGACGCTGTTAAAACAACCACGTATTGCGGCAGCTCGTGCCGGATATAAAGCATTAGGGAAGGATCCGTCACGTTATCGTCTATCAACAGAAGCTTTACTTCGTCGTTTAATTAAAGGTAATGGGCTTTACTTTGTTAATAATGCTGTGGATATTGGAAATGTTTTATCAGCTCGAACGCAACGTAGTGTGGCTGTATTAGATGAAGATAAGATTCAAGGAGATATTTTGATTCGTATTGGCCAGGATGAACCTTATGAAGGAATTGGTCGTGGAAATATTAATATTGAAAATATCCCAGTGTATTGTGACGAAGTAGGTCCATTTGGAACACCGACATCCGATACACCTCGAACTCGTATTACAGAAGAGACGAAAACTATTTTATTATTCATTACATCATTTAATGGGACGGATGGTTTATTACAAGATGTTGAATTAGCTAAAGACTTATTCTCAAGATTTGGTCAAATGACGAATTTTTCACTGGAAATAGTGGAATAA